The Sedimentisphaera salicampi genome includes a region encoding these proteins:
- a CDS encoding entericidin A/B family lipoprotein, with the protein MKKILTILAAMMIIVSVSGCNTFEGLGEDIERAGESMQGAAD; encoded by the coding sequence ATGAAGAAGATTCTCACAATCCTCGCAGCGATGATGATCATTGTCAGCGTATCGGGCTGCAATACCTTCGAGGGCTTAGGCGAAGATATAGAGCGTGCCGGCGAGAGCATGCAGGGCGCTGCTGATTAA
- a CDS encoding glutamate-5-semialdehyde dehydrogenase, with protein MSIQQTAEKAKAASKLMAAVDTNTKNDALGKIAEALEANTDAITAANKEDLERAEKGNLARALLKRLKFDGDKIAGVCRGLRSLAALEDPVGKTLASTELDSGLELYKVACPLGVVGVIFESRPDALVQISSLCLKSGNGVLLKGGSEAAKTNRILADIISRVSVEAGLPDGWIGLLETREDVSAMLGLDNCVDLIVPRGSNEFVQFIMNNTNIPVLGHADGICHVYVDRQADLDMAAEITADSKCQYPAVCNAMETLLVHTDIAEQFLPAAKKALDEYGCRLKGCEKTQKIIECEPADEDDWQTEYLDYELSIKAVSRMEDAIEHINKYGSGHTDAIVSSDEAAARKFLSLVDSADVFWNASTRFSDGFRYGLGAEVGISTNKIHARGPVGLEGLLIYKWLLLGNGQTAGEYASGQRQFTHKTLGKDCPL; from the coding sequence ATGAGCATTCAGCAAACAGCAGAAAAAGCGAAGGCGGCTTCAAAGCTGATGGCCGCTGTGGATACAAACACAAAAAACGATGCCCTCGGCAAGATAGCTGAGGCCCTCGAGGCAAATACAGATGCAATCACTGCGGCGAACAAGGAAGATTTAGAGCGAGCAGAGAAGGGAAATCTCGCCCGTGCTCTGCTCAAGAGGCTCAAGTTTGACGGGGATAAAATAGCCGGCGTATGCCGCGGGCTGCGGAGCCTTGCCGCCTTGGAAGACCCTGTGGGCAAGACGCTCGCCTCAACAGAGCTCGACAGCGGGCTCGAATTGTACAAGGTGGCCTGTCCTCTGGGGGTTGTGGGGGTGATATTCGAATCCCGCCCCGATGCGCTCGTGCAGATCTCCTCGCTGTGCCTGAAGAGCGGGAACGGCGTACTTCTCAAGGGCGGCTCTGAGGCAGCGAAAACCAACCGCATCCTTGCCGATATAATCAGCAGGGTGAGCGTGGAGGCGGGGCTGCCGGATGGTTGGATCGGCCTTCTGGAAACGAGGGAGGATGTTTCGGCGATGCTGGGGCTGGATAACTGCGTTGACCTTATCGTGCCGCGCGGCTCGAATGAGTTTGTGCAGTTTATAATGAACAACACGAATATCCCCGTTCTCGGGCACGCCGACGGAATCTGCCATGTGTACGTTGACCGGCAGGCGGATTTGGATATGGCGGCGGAGATTACCGCTGATTCGAAATGCCAGTATCCGGCGGTATGCAACGCAATGGAAACCCTGCTTGTGCATACAGATATCGCAGAGCAGTTCCTGCCGGCAGCGAAAAAGGCGCTCGATGAATACGGCTGCAGGCTCAAGGGATGCGAAAAAACGCAGAAGATTATCGAATGCGAGCCGGCAGACGAGGACGATTGGCAAACCGAATATCTCGATTATGAGCTCTCGATTAAGGCAGTGAGCCGGATGGAGGATGCGATAGAACATATCAATAAGTACGGCTCCGGCCATACCGATGCGATTGTGAGCTCTGATGAGGCGGCGGCGAGGAAATTCCTCTCGCTCGTGGATTCGGCGGATGTTTTCTGGAATGCAAGCACACGCTTCAGCGACGGCTTCCGCTACGGACTCGGGGCTGAGGTGGGCATAAGCACCAACAAGATTCACGCACGCGGACCAGTGGGGCTGGAAGGGCTGCTGATATACAAATGGCTGCTCCTTGGGAACGGACAAACCGCAGGCGAATACGCCTCCGGCCAGAGACAGTTTACCCATAAGACACTCGGGAAAGACTGCCCCCTCTAA
- a CDS encoding discoidin domain-containing protein, whose amino-acid sequence MRKYLLSILSVLLSVVTASFGSAVINVNGASEGRSFDGMGAWSSGGNSRLLIDYEEPYRSDILDMLFKPNFGASLQHLRVEIGSGFNSTSGAEPSHAITRDELSDPVSRGYEFWLMKEAKSRNADIVLDCMLFAFPYWFTGQFSQDTADYIVAFLDEAKNEWGVELDWIAPTKTETINDYDEIVENLSWCKNTFIPTMNSHGYDLNILLLDGGWWAWRIFEVFQTHPEYEPMVDACGGHNIDQKPSNAPCTYPSQEIIDTGKKLWSSGDTAGHGTWNAATGIVERMNRLYIKGKITNMQVWNVVDGCAEGVNWTKSGLIKADRPWSNHYEIYPAVWGVAHYTQFTEIGWKYLKDGCGYLSGSGNYVTLKDPDTDNWSTIIYSENPETLEFNLTGVSADTVHVWRTTSSRHFVKTADITVTNNSFTLNTLPDAMYSVTTAAGQRKGEPSNAIPSYEPFPMPYSEDFEEYNDGATAKYLSDMQGTFETAACKGGREGKCLEQIVPRVNESYLWWPQVNPSAAMSLFGDMTWRDYEFSADVFIEDGFVYVGGRKGDHQVKSGYCFVISEAGSWKVTYDDVAADDNVLERGSKGGFDSSKWHNLKIRFIDGQIRCYLDSEKICEIEDTRRKAGQACFGSSFDLNQFDNLSVKPIGRWSMVDDKDQSVYCPGWRSFNSDELYGNSAMYNDQAGGTLSFSFEGSGFRIFGSRRADGGIANIYVGPHKIDSVDCYNPSMKMHELLYESNNLSFGNHNVSVVVSDQKNSASSNSMLVIDGFAKSEISKPIRPEPKVNLATGAMTSASSSWDSDYSPKKSIDGDPETRWNAGAGELNGSWLSLDFGRKVTFNKVKIKEFRERIQGYKLQYYDGGWKDAFFGGLIGSDKTDIFPAVSSDRMRLYVINALLSPSIYEIEVYSTQEDLDNDGQVDMDDIFFLAASWLNGECSTYYDCYNADLNSDERVDIKDFVEQAEELTY is encoded by the coding sequence ATGAGAAAATATTTATTATCAATACTTTCGGTTTTGTTGTCTGTTGTAACTGCATCCTTCGGGTCGGCGGTTATCAATGTGAATGGTGCCAGTGAGGGCAGGAGTTTCGACGGAATGGGTGCGTGGAGTTCCGGTGGTAATTCGCGGCTTTTGATTGATTACGAGGAGCCATACCGCAGTGATATACTGGATATGCTTTTCAAACCTAATTTCGGTGCATCTCTGCAGCATTTGAGGGTGGAGATCGGTTCGGGGTTTAATTCGACCTCTGGTGCGGAACCATCTCACGCAATAACCAGAGATGAGCTTAGTGATCCTGTTTCGAGAGGTTATGAATTCTGGCTGATGAAAGAGGCTAAAAGCCGTAATGCCGATATCGTGCTGGATTGTATGCTGTTTGCGTTTCCGTACTGGTTTACCGGCCAGTTTTCACAGGATACGGCTGATTATATTGTTGCGTTCTTGGATGAAGCCAAAAATGAATGGGGTGTGGAGCTGGACTGGATAGCTCCTACGAAAACCGAAACGATAAATGATTACGATGAGATCGTGGAGAACCTTTCGTGGTGTAAAAATACCTTTATCCCTACCATGAACTCTCATGGCTATGACCTTAATATTCTGCTTCTTGACGGGGGCTGGTGGGCATGGAGGATATTCGAGGTATTCCAGACGCATCCGGAGTATGAGCCGATGGTCGATGCCTGCGGGGGACATAATATCGACCAGAAGCCAAGTAACGCTCCGTGCACATATCCTTCACAGGAAATCATTGATACGGGCAAGAAGCTGTGGAGCAGCGGGGACACTGCCGGACATGGTACATGGAATGCGGCTACCGGCATCGTGGAGCGGATGAACAGGCTTTACATTAAAGGCAAAATAACCAATATGCAGGTTTGGAACGTTGTTGACGGATGCGCTGAGGGTGTGAATTGGACTAAGTCGGGGTTAATAAAAGCGGACCGACCCTGGTCGAATCATTATGAAATTTACCCGGCAGTTTGGGGTGTCGCTCATTATACCCAATTTACCGAAATCGGCTGGAAATATTTGAAAGACGGGTGCGGGTATTTGTCTGGTTCGGGTAATTATGTTACTTTAAAAGACCCGGATACTGATAACTGGAGCACGATAATTTACAGTGAAAATCCTGAAACTTTAGAGTTTAACCTAACGGGAGTTTCGGCGGATACCGTTCACGTGTGGAGAACAACATCGAGCAGACACTTTGTAAAGACGGCGGATATTACGGTAACAAACAACAGTTTTACCCTGAATACATTACCTGACGCGATGTATTCGGTAACAACTGCTGCGGGACAGCGCAAGGGTGAGCCTTCAAACGCAATACCTTCTTATGAACCTTTTCCGATGCCCTACAGCGAGGACTTCGAGGAGTATAACGACGGAGCGACAGCAAAGTATTTATCGGATATGCAGGGAACATTCGAGACGGCAGCTTGTAAAGGCGGTCGAGAAGGCAAGTGTTTGGAGCAGATCGTGCCGAGGGTGAACGAGAGTTATCTTTGGTGGCCGCAGGTGAATCCGTCAGCGGCGATGTCCCTGTTTGGCGATATGACTTGGCGGGATTATGAATTTAGCGCGGATGTTTTTATCGAGGATGGGTTTGTATATGTTGGCGGCAGGAAGGGCGATCATCAGGTTAAGAGCGGGTATTGTTTTGTGATCAGTGAAGCCGGCAGCTGGAAGGTAACGTATGATGATGTGGCTGCGGATGATAATGTTTTAGAAAGAGGCAGTAAAGGCGGGTTTGACAGCAGTAAATGGCACAATCTGAAAATTCGATTTATAGACGGCCAGATCAGGTGCTATCTTGATTCGGAAAAAATCTGCGAGATAGAGGATACCAGGCGAAAGGCTGGTCAGGCCTGCTTTGGCAGCAGTTTCGATCTCAACCAGTTTGATAATTTGAGTGTGAAACCGATCGGCAGATGGTCTATGGTTGATGACAAAGACCAGAGTGTTTACTGTCCAGGATGGAGGAGTTTTAACAGCGATGAGCTCTACGGGAACAGCGCGATGTACAATGATCAGGCTGGAGGTACTCTGAGTTTCAGCTTTGAGGGCAGTGGTTTTCGGATATTCGGTTCGAGGAGAGCTGACGGGGGGATAGCGAATATTTATGTTGGCCCGCATAAAATCGACAGTGTGGACTGTTATAATCCCAGTATGAAAATGCATGAGCTTTTGTATGAATCCAATAATCTCAGCTTTGGCAATCATAACGTGAGCGTGGTTGTTTCCGACCAGAAGAATTCTGCGAGCAGCAACAGTATGCTGGTGATAGACGGGTTTGCCAAAAGTGAAATTTCAAAGCCGATCAGGCCTGAACCCAAGGTAAACCTGGCGACCGGTGCGATGACGAGCGCTTCAAGCAGCTGGGATTCGGATTACTCACCAAAGAAGAGTATTGACGGAGATCCGGAAACAAGGTGGAATGCGGGCGCAGGTGAGCTCAATGGTTCGTGGCTTTCTTTGGATTTTGGACGGAAGGTAACGTTTAACAAGGTCAAAATAAAAGAGTTCAGAGAGCGGATTCAGGGCTATAAATTGCAGTATTATGATGGGGGCTGGAAAGATGCCTTTTTTGGGGGGTTGATCGGATCTGACAAGACAGACATCTTTCCAGCAGTCTCATCAGATCGCATGAGATTGTATGTAATAAATGCTCTGCTTTCGCCGAGTATTTACGAAATAGAGGTATATTCGACACAGGAAGATCTTGATAACGACGGACAGGTAGATATGGATGACATATTTTTTTTAGCTGCCAGTTGGCTTAACGGCGAGTGTTCGACTTATTATGACTGTTATAATGCTGACCTGAACAGCGATGAGAGGGTAGATATTAAGGATTTTGTTGAGCAGGCAGAAGAGCTGACTTATTAG
- a CDS encoding helix-turn-helix domain-containing protein: MKLKNINQIANELDLPLSWIKEQVEAGKIPCLRIGRKYKFELEAVKASLAETAAEARQKRFRLITPDRYDFNLCFANAELQQRQQRIKRRRIEDVL, encoded by the coding sequence ATGAAACTGAAAAACATAAACCAAATTGCAAATGAGCTGGACTTGCCGCTCAGCTGGATCAAAGAGCAAGTGGAGGCGGGGAAGATTCCTTGTCTCAGGATTGGACGCAAATACAAATTTGAACTGGAGGCAGTTAAAGCAAGCCTCGCTGAAACGGCAGCGGAGGCGAGGCAAAAGCGATTCAGGCTGATAACACCAGACAGATACGATTTCAACCTCTGCTTTGCAAATGCTGAGCTTCAGCAAAGACAGCAGAGAATAAAAAGGAGGCGGATTGAAGATGTTCTTTAA
- a CDS encoding bifunctional alpha,alpha-trehalose-phosphate synthase (UDP-forming)/trehalose-phosphatase → MSRLVIISNRLPVNVTKQDGKFGYRDSVGGVATGISSLTDHGEKIWFGWPGIPAEALTEREKKEASETLSQKGCYPVFLSTSQIDNFYSGFCNRTIWPLFHYFSELSIYDESFWQAYKSSNQLFCDELIKHVSEDDFIWVHDYQLMLLPEMIREKLPEAQIGFFLHIPFPSFEIMRELPRRSELLNGILGADLIGFHEYDYVRHFLSSVYRICGCEHNLSKLQIDNRQIRVDAFPMGIDYEKYASIPAKFKNKPVEEEKPRIILSVDRLDYTKGIPNRLEAYESFLSKYPEYHGKVRLVMIAVPTRTEVEEYASLRETIEKDVGRINGKYSTVDWTPISYMFRSLPFEELSEFYYRGDVGLITPLRDGMNLVAKEFIAAQKNKEHQAVLILSEMAGAASELSESIVINPHHKDQIVEAIKTALDMPQEERAKRNKMMQGRISRYTVGRWATEFIVSLKEIKKEQGRLRTKYFTRQHQQKAVQEYNKAEKRLIMLDYDGTLAPFSRLPEDAMPCKDIIETLKGLCANEKNTVVVISGRDKDTLSNWLGKLPLNLVAEHGAFYKSAGGDWESAVNAENNWKEMIKPILELTVDRTPGSLIEEKSSSLVWHFRKSEPDLAKLRTQELKDTLMMMAANLNIGVFEGNKIVEVKPVSVNKGQAAGYWIAKEDWAFIFCAGDDCTDEDMFEAMPEGAVSCKIGKGISAAKYKLNKPQQLREFLKNLK, encoded by the coding sequence ATGTCCCGATTAGTAATAATATCAAACAGGCTTCCGGTAAATGTTACCAAGCAAGACGGGAAATTCGGATACAGAGACAGCGTAGGCGGCGTGGCTACGGGGATCTCTTCTCTCACCGACCACGGCGAGAAGATCTGGTTCGGCTGGCCGGGCATACCGGCAGAAGCTCTAACTGAAAGAGAAAAGAAAGAGGCCTCTGAAACGCTCTCGCAGAAAGGCTGCTATCCCGTATTTCTGTCAACAAGCCAGATAGACAACTTCTACTCCGGATTCTGCAACAGGACGATCTGGCCGCTTTTCCACTACTTCTCAGAGCTTTCGATATATGATGAATCGTTCTGGCAGGCATACAAATCATCCAATCAGCTTTTCTGCGATGAACTGATCAAGCACGTAAGCGAGGACGACTTCATCTGGGTTCACGATTATCAGCTTATGCTCCTGCCGGAGATGATAAGGGAAAAGCTGCCTGAGGCGCAGATAGGCTTCTTTCTGCACATACCGTTCCCCTCATTCGAGATTATGAGGGAGCTGCCCAGAAGAAGCGAGCTGCTCAACGGCATACTCGGGGCAGATCTAATCGGCTTCCATGAGTATGATTATGTGAGGCACTTTCTGAGCAGTGTTTACAGGATATGCGGCTGCGAGCACAACCTGAGCAAGCTTCAGATTGACAACCGCCAAATAAGGGTGGATGCATTCCCGATGGGGATAGACTACGAGAAATACGCCTCAATCCCCGCGAAATTCAAAAACAAGCCGGTTGAGGAAGAAAAGCCGAGGATAATACTCTCGGTTGACAGGCTTGATTATACAAAAGGCATCCCAAACAGGCTCGAGGCATACGAAAGCTTTCTCAGCAAATACCCCGAATATCACGGGAAGGTGCGTCTTGTTATGATTGCCGTGCCCACGAGGACGGAGGTAGAGGAGTATGCAAGCCTAAGGGAAACAATCGAAAAGGACGTTGGACGAATCAACGGCAAGTACAGCACTGTTGACTGGACACCGATTTCTTATATGTTCCGCAGCCTTCCTTTTGAAGAGCTCTCGGAATTCTACTACCGCGGGGATGTAGGGCTTATTACCCCCCTGCGAGACGGGATGAATCTAGTGGCGAAGGAATTTATAGCCGCCCAGAAGAACAAAGAACATCAGGCTGTTCTGATTCTCAGCGAGATGGCAGGGGCAGCAAGCGAGCTTTCAGAGTCTATAGTGATCAATCCGCACCACAAAGACCAGATCGTGGAAGCGATAAAAACCGCTCTCGATATGCCCCAGGAGGAGAGGGCAAAGAGAAACAAAATGATGCAGGGAAGGATCTCGAGATACACAGTCGGCCGGTGGGCAACAGAGTTCATAGTTAGCCTGAAGGAGATAAAGAAAGAGCAGGGAAGGCTCAGAACCAAATACTTCACTCGTCAGCATCAGCAGAAGGCTGTGCAGGAGTATAACAAAGCTGAAAAACGGCTCATTATGCTCGACTACGACGGCACCCTCGCTCCATTCTCAAGACTGCCCGAAGACGCAATGCCCTGCAAAGATATAATAGAAACGCTCAAAGGGCTCTGCGCGAATGAGAAGAACACCGTTGTGGTAATAAGCGGAAGAGATAAAGACACGCTCTCCAACTGGCTCGGCAAGCTGCCCCTGAATCTCGTTGCAGAGCACGGGGCATTCTATAAGAGCGCAGGGGGAGACTGGGAATCAGCCGTGAATGCTGAAAACAACTGGAAAGAGATGATAAAGCCCATTTTGGAACTAACTGTTGACAGAACCCCAGGCTCGCTTATAGAGGAAAAGTCTTCCTCGCTTGTATGGCATTTCAGAAAGAGCGAGCCGGATCTTGCAAAGCTGCGTACACAGGAGCTTAAGGATACGCTGATGATGATGGCTGCGAATCTCAATATCGGGGTTTTCGAGGGCAACAAGATCGTTGAAGTTAAGCCGGTGAGCGTGAATAAAGGTCAGGCCGCAGGATACTGGATAGCAAAGGAAGACTGGGCTTTCATTTTCTGTGCAGGCGACGACTGCACAGATGAGGATATGTTTGAAGCTATGCCTGAAGGAGCTGTTTCCTGCAAGATCGGCAAAGGCATATCTGCAGCGAAATATAAACTCAATAAGCCCCAGCAGCTTCGTGAATTTCTAAAAAATCTTAAATAA
- a CDS encoding glycoside hydrolase family 15 protein, which produces MQNLDYGIIGNCKSAALVSKDGSIDWCCLPDFDSPSVFAKILDKNIGGSFSFEVSNNYQITQKYIDKTNVLATEYSNGEDAFCVYDFMPRYKTEAGFYHCPPEVVRFIRHIKGQPEVVIKCDPRPAYAKDETVVSKNGEYIKYSTKKGAYESVYLYTDFSFDDVIASKPVKITTNHFLLLGYNQKLFRPDLDWIELEYQRTRVYWMGWVSKTKVYTNYQKEVERSSLVLKLLAYQKTGAILAAATTSLPESIGEVRNWDYRYCWLRDASMTISILTRLGHYNVARRFLRFLLDIIPYKNEKIQIMYPINHRGVLKEKELPWLDGYENSKPVRIGNAAARQKQNDIYGIVLDAIWESLVFFHDSIDNKEDLWTVTRTLARHIKNNWQKLDSGIWEFRTEQKHFTFSKLLCWVGMDRAARIANFFGKSEEANSYIKLREVIKKDILKKGRDPKTNTLTQFYGSNSIDAANLLANEYGFLQASDPTYVNTVLETHKDLCRDGLMYRYKTSDDFGTPKSSFTTCTFWMIKSLFLIGRRKEATENFERVLSYGNHLGLFSEDIDFQSKRLLGNFPQGYSHISLIDTALTISESPYWLKNADDFKP; this is translated from the coding sequence ATGCAGAATCTCGACTACGGAATTATAGGCAACTGCAAGAGCGCGGCATTAGTTAGCAAAGACGGCAGTATAGACTGGTGCTGCCTTCCGGATTTTGATTCACCTTCGGTATTTGCGAAGATACTCGACAAGAATATCGGAGGGAGTTTTTCTTTTGAAGTTTCAAACAACTACCAGATAACCCAAAAATATATCGATAAAACAAACGTCTTGGCCACCGAATACAGCAACGGTGAAGATGCGTTTTGCGTTTACGATTTTATGCCCAGATACAAAACTGAGGCAGGATTTTATCACTGTCCGCCAGAGGTTGTCAGATTCATCCGGCATATTAAAGGCCAGCCTGAGGTTGTAATCAAATGCGACCCTCGCCCCGCCTACGCCAAGGACGAAACGGTAGTAAGCAAGAACGGCGAATATATAAAATACTCCACAAAGAAAGGTGCATACGAGTCTGTTTATTTATACACGGATTTCAGCTTTGATGATGTAATCGCCTCCAAGCCTGTAAAGATAACCACAAACCACTTCCTTCTGCTGGGCTACAATCAGAAGCTTTTCCGCCCTGACTTAGACTGGATTGAACTGGAATACCAGCGAACGAGAGTTTACTGGATGGGCTGGGTTTCTAAGACAAAGGTTTACACAAACTATCAGAAAGAGGTTGAGAGAAGCTCGCTTGTGCTCAAGCTGCTAGCATATCAGAAAACAGGGGCGATTCTCGCAGCCGCCACGACAAGCCTCCCCGAATCAATCGGCGAGGTTCGCAACTGGGACTACCGCTACTGCTGGCTCAGAGATGCCTCGATGACAATCAGCATTCTCACAAGGCTCGGACACTACAACGTTGCAAGGCGGTTCCTCAGATTCCTGCTTGACATAATCCCGTACAAAAACGAAAAGATTCAGATAATGTATCCGATAAACCACCGCGGCGTGCTGAAAGAAAAAGAGCTGCCCTGGCTGGACGGGTATGAGAATTCAAAGCCGGTGCGCATAGGCAACGCTGCAGCAAGGCAGAAACAGAACGATATCTACGGGATTGTGCTCGATGCTATATGGGAAAGCCTCGTATTCTTCCACGACTCCATAGACAACAAAGAAGACCTATGGACAGTTACCAGAACACTCGCAAGGCATATCAAAAACAACTGGCAAAAGCTCGATTCAGGGATTTGGGAATTCCGCACCGAGCAGAAACACTTCACCTTCTCAAAGCTCCTTTGCTGGGTTGGAATGGACAGGGCTGCCAGGATAGCAAACTTCTTCGGGAAAAGCGAAGAAGCAAACAGCTACATAAAACTGCGTGAGGTGATAAAGAAAGACATCCTCAAAAAAGGCAGAGACCCGAAAACCAACACTCTCACCCAGTTTTACGGCTCAAATTCTATCGATGCGGCTAACCTTCTCGCTAATGAATACGGCTTTCTTCAGGCCAGCGACCCAACTTACGTAAATACTGTGCTTGAAACTCATAAAGACCTATGCAGAGACGGGCTGATGTATCGATATAAGACATCCGACGATTTCGGCACTCCGAAATCCAGCTTCACCACCTGCACCTTCTGGATGATTAAGAGCCTTTTCCTTATAGGGAGGCGAAAAGAGGCAACTGAAAACTTCGAAAGGGTGCTCAGCTACGGCAATCATCTCGGGCTCTTCAGCGAAGATATAGATTTTCAAAGCAAGCGTCTGCTCGGGAATTTTCCGCAAGGTTACTCCCATATCTCGCTGATAGATACCGCACTCACGATTTCTGAAAGCCCGTACTGGCTCAAGAACGCAGACGACTTCAAGCCGTAA
- a CDS encoding glycosyltransferase translates to MRILMVTNSYAPYVGGIEKSIQSFAQYFRAKGHSVLVIAPKSDKPVEDEQDVMRVSAINNFNDTNFPVTIPLPGEIRSRIKDFKPDIVHSHFPFIIGSTALRIAAAREIPLVFTYHTMYERYIHYINADSERVKRFVRSVTKGYSNLCDKIIAPSRAVKNMLLNRGVKTPIVVIPSGIEVQQFKTGRGQELRESCGLPRDSFLIGHIGRFAPEKNLDFLLSSVIKVLKANSNSRFLAVGDGPQKSELEKKVREEGVSDRVVFTGMLSGQKLYDAYDAIDVFAFSSKTETQGMVLAEAMASGTPVVALNAPGVDDILEDGKNGLMVQNENADSFAGVISEFKELPDTEKNDMRKNAEKTAEKFSIDACSDAVLQQYTELCSNRKDALTEKHQDSWQNSMELIKAEWEIFRNYVSAAGMMFYSRRSKGQFKE, encoded by the coding sequence ATGCGTATTCTTATGGTAACCAACAGCTATGCCCCTTATGTGGGGGGGATTGAGAAATCCATACAGTCCTTTGCTCAGTATTTCAGAGCGAAGGGGCATTCGGTTTTGGTTATTGCTCCAAAATCTGATAAGCCTGTAGAAGACGAGCAGGATGTGATGAGGGTTTCAGCTATAAACAACTTCAACGACACAAACTTCCCTGTAACCATCCCCCTGCCCGGGGAGATACGCTCAAGGATAAAGGATTTCAAGCCCGATATCGTTCACTCACACTTCCCCTTCATTATCGGCAGCACAGCCCTGCGCATTGCCGCTGCAAGAGAGATTCCGCTCGTATTTACCTACCATACGATGTATGAGCGGTATATACATTATATCAATGCAGATTCTGAGCGTGTGAAGCGATTTGTCCGTTCAGTTACCAAGGGCTATTCGAACCTCTGCGATAAGATAATAGCCCCGAGCAGGGCGGTGAAAAATATGCTTCTCAACAGGGGAGTCAAAACTCCGATCGTCGTAATCCCTTCGGGTATTGAAGTTCAGCAGTTCAAAACGGGCAGAGGGCAAGAGCTTAGAGAGAGCTGCGGCCTGCCGAGAGACAGCTTTCTGATTGGCCATATTGGCCGTTTCGCTCCGGAGAAAAATTTAGACTTCCTGCTCAGCTCTGTGATAAAAGTGCTCAAGGCAAATTCTAATTCCCGTTTCCTCGCTGTTGGAGACGGCCCGCAAAAAAGCGAGTTAGAGAAGAAAGTTCGAGAGGAGGGCGTTTCGGACAGGGTCGTTTTTACCGGTATGCTGTCAGGGCAAAAGCTGTATGATGCCTATGATGCTATTGATGTGTTTGCATTCTCATCCAAAACAGAAACTCAGGGTATGGTTCTCGCAGAGGCTATGGCCTCGGGGACGCCCGTTGTGGCCTTGAATGCCCCGGGAGTTGATGATATCCTTGAGGACGGAAAAAACGGGCTTATGGTGCAGAATGAAAATGCCGATTCATTTGCCGGAGTAATAAGCGAATTCAAAGAGCTGCCTGATACTGAGAAGAACGATATGCGGAAAAACGCAGAGAAAACAGCCGAGAAGTTTTCGATTGATGCATGCAGTGATGCCGTTTTGCAGCAGTACACCGAGCTTTGCAGCAACCGAAAAGACGCGCTTACCGAAAAACATCAGGACAGCTGGCAGAACTCCATGGAGCTGATAAAAGCCGAATGGGAGATTTTCCGCAATTACGTCAGTGCTGCGGGGATGATGTTTTATTCACGCCGCAGCAAGGGGCAGTTTAAGGAATAA